A single region of the Lycium barbarum isolate Lr01 chromosome 2, ASM1917538v2, whole genome shotgun sequence genome encodes:
- the LOC132628829 gene encoding uncharacterized protein LOC132628829 — protein MVKLLRLMLVYWLNGSQVEASTEYVYTVNDGPILKNKNLTVDAYCSELFKPETVVNTYDVPVDPLLDETEWNVPKSISDEVVMPPIYKRPPGRPKKKRDKPLQELMIGKRRNSCGKCGRLGHNRRSCDNPPLNKKNK, from the exons ATGGTAAAACTGCTCAGGTTAATGCTTGTTTATTGGTTAAATGGTTCTCAGGTTGAAGCGTCAACTGAGTATGTTTACACAGTGAATGATGGACCGA TATTGAAGAATAAAAATTTGACTGTTGATGCATATTGTTCGGAATTATTCAAGCCGGAAACAGTTGTGAACACATATGATGTTCCAGTTGATCCTCTTCTCGATGAGACCGAGTGGAATGTTCCTAAAAGTATATCAGATGAAGTTGTTATGCCACCGATCTATAAAAGACCCCCTGGGAGGCCAAAAAAGAAGAGGGACAAGCCATTACAGGAGTTGATGATTGGTAAACGCAGGAATTCTTGCGGTAAATGTGGACGTCTTGGTCATAACAGGCGTTCGTGTGATAATCCGCCACTcaataagaagaataaataa